From a single Streptomyces rubradiris genomic region:
- the mrdA gene encoding penicillin-binding protein 2, translating into MTNIPETGRTPRVQIRLVVIQILVLSLLGTLGGRLWYLQIREGAEYQKEASGNHVQRVVQPAVRGDILDARGVPLADNETRLVVSASRTELTKQKDGGRAVLTKLAGVLGMNPTEVTQKVRLCDAKTPRPCWNGSPYQPIPITDEATPQQALQIRERSEDFPGITAEPEAVRRYPGPGKSNTAQVLGYLSPVTDEEIQQAKDTDSPYLRSDMVGRSGLERTYDKVLRGKAGVTRYEVDNLGRVIGKAESEAAQPGANLVTSIDSRVQRVAEYELDKAMKVARQQYDKITGTNYKADSGAVVVMEAKTGRIVAMASAPTYDPNVWVGGISAKDYKALTGKDSDYPLLNRAIQGQAAPGSTFKVISTAAAVEAGYAFDGRYPCTSSYSVGNQVFKNFEGENFGPISLGRALEVSCDTVFYYLADKEWKRDGGSNPKGTPKDYFYKAAHQFGLGKETGIDLPNEVTGRVPDRRWKQAYWEANKDAWCKTGKKDGSYVEKIAYENCLEGNKMREGDSINYSIGQGDTLVTPIQEAVIYGAVANGGTMYQPTIGKAVISPDGKTVREIKPKKRGKLPVSQATLKGMDDAFAGVMTRGTAAWKFGGWPQDKIPLHGKTGTAEVYGKQTTSWLATYSKDYTVIMTIAQAGTGSGASGEAVRNIYSALYGVQGDGSVDNGKALLPEPQKGLPKVRTDGTIAAPKITGDPAKDTETAQKDNPTNGDDQQPAGTTPSPTTGNRDTRRRRGHRARGSRRMPS; encoded by the coding sequence GTGACCAACATTCCCGAGACCGGTCGGACCCCGCGGGTCCAGATCCGGCTCGTCGTGATCCAGATCCTCGTCCTCTCCCTCCTCGGCACGCTCGGCGGCCGGCTGTGGTACCTCCAGATCCGCGAGGGCGCGGAGTACCAGAAGGAGGCGTCCGGCAACCACGTCCAGCGGGTGGTCCAGCCCGCCGTGCGCGGGGACATCCTGGACGCCCGCGGCGTCCCCCTCGCGGACAACGAGACGCGGCTGGTGGTCTCCGCCTCCCGCACCGAGCTGACCAAGCAGAAGGACGGCGGCCGGGCCGTCCTCACCAAGCTGGCCGGTGTCCTCGGCATGAACCCGACGGAGGTCACGCAGAAGGTCCGGCTGTGCGACGCCAAGACCCCCCGGCCCTGCTGGAACGGCTCGCCGTACCAACCGATCCCGATCACCGACGAGGCCACGCCCCAGCAGGCCCTGCAGATCCGCGAGCGCTCCGAGGACTTCCCCGGCATCACCGCCGAACCCGAGGCCGTGCGCCGCTACCCGGGCCCCGGCAAGTCCAACACCGCGCAGGTGCTCGGCTACCTCTCGCCCGTCACCGACGAGGAGATCCAGCAGGCCAAGGACACCGACTCGCCGTACCTGCGCTCCGACATGGTCGGTCGCTCCGGCCTGGAGCGGACGTACGACAAGGTGCTGCGCGGCAAGGCCGGCGTCACCCGCTACGAGGTCGACAACCTCGGCCGGGTCATCGGCAAGGCCGAGTCGGAGGCGGCGCAGCCCGGTGCGAACCTGGTGACCAGCATCGACTCCCGCGTCCAGCGGGTCGCGGAGTACGAACTGGACAAGGCGATGAAGGTCGCCCGCCAGCAGTACGACAAGATCACGGGCACCAACTACAAGGCCGACTCCGGTGCCGTGGTGGTGATGGAGGCCAAGACCGGCCGGATCGTCGCGATGGCCTCCGCGCCGACCTACGACCCGAACGTCTGGGTCGGCGGCATCTCCGCCAAGGACTACAAGGCCCTCACCGGCAAGGACTCCGACTACCCGCTGCTGAACCGGGCCATACAGGGTCAGGCCGCGCCCGGTTCGACGTTCAAGGTGATCTCCACGGCCGCCGCCGTCGAGGCCGGCTACGCCTTCGACGGGCGCTACCCGTGCACCAGCTCCTATTCGGTGGGCAACCAGGTCTTCAAGAACTTCGAGGGCGAGAACTTCGGGCCCATCTCCCTGGGCCGCGCCCTGGAGGTCTCCTGCGACACCGTCTTCTACTACCTGGCCGACAAGGAGTGGAAGAGGGACGGCGGCAGCAACCCCAAGGGCACCCCGAAGGACTACTTCTACAAGGCCGCCCACCAGTTCGGCCTCGGCAAGGAGACCGGCATCGACCTGCCCAACGAGGTCACCGGCCGGGTCCCCGACCGCCGCTGGAAGCAGGCGTACTGGGAGGCCAACAAGGACGCCTGGTGCAAGACCGGCAAGAAGGACGGCTCGTACGTCGAGAAGATCGCCTACGAGAACTGCCTCGAAGGCAACAAGATGCGCGAGGGCGACTCGATCAACTACTCCATCGGCCAGGGCGACACGCTCGTCACGCCGATCCAGGAGGCCGTGATCTACGGCGCCGTCGCCAACGGCGGCACGATGTACCAGCCGACCATCGGCAAGGCGGTCATCAGCCCCGACGGCAAGACCGTGCGGGAGATCAAGCCGAAGAAGCGCGGGAAGCTCCCGGTCAGCCAGGCCACCCTCAAGGGCATGGACGACGCCTTCGCGGGCGTCATGACCCGTGGCACGGCGGCCTGGAAGTTCGGCGGCTGGCCCCAGGACAAGATCCCGCTGCACGGCAAGACCGGTACGGCGGAGGTCTACGGCAAGCAGACCACCTCCTGGCTGGCCACCTACTCGAAGGACTACACGGTGATCATGACGATCGCCCAGGCCGGTACGGGTTCCGGTGCCTCCGGTGAGGCCGTGCGCAACATCTACAGCGCGCTCTACGGCGTCCAGGGCGACGGCTCCGTCGACAACGGGAAGGCGCTGCTGCCCGAGCCGCAGAAGGGCCTGCCCAAGGTCCGCACGGACGGCACCATCGCCGCCCCTAAGATCACCGGCGACCCGGCGAAGGACACCGAGACCGCCCAGAAGGACAACCCGACCAACGGCGACGACCAGCAGCCCGCGGGCACCACGCCGTCGCCCACGACCGGCAACCGCGACACCCGCAGGCGCCGCGGGCACCGGGCCCGGGGAAGCCGGAGGATGCCCTCATGA
- the rodA gene encoding rod shape-determining protein RodA, with amino-acid sequence MTGTNSFSVSRYGPERPGWARLFARDSVTRRLDWPILFAATALSLLGSLLVYSATRNRTELNQGDPYFFLLRHLMNLGIGIALMTATIWLGHRALRNAVPILYGLSVLLALVVLTPLGATINGQRNWLVIGGFSLQPAEFLKISIILGMAMLLAARVDAGDKPYPDHRTVFQSLCLAAVPIMILLLMPDLGSVLAMVAIVLGVLLASGSSNRWVFGLLAAGVIGCVAIWQLHILDEYQINRFAAFANPDLDPSGVGYNTNQARIAIGSGGLTGAGLFHGSQTTGQFVPEQQTDFVFTVAGEELGFVGAGFIIFLLGLLLWRACRIARDSTELYGTIVAAGIVAWFAFQSFENIGMTLGIMPVTGLPLPFVSYGGSSMFAVWVAVGLLQSIKVQRPMSA; translated from the coding sequence ATGACCGGCACGAACAGCTTCTCCGTCTCCCGGTACGGCCCCGAACGGCCCGGCTGGGCCAGGCTCTTCGCCCGTGACTCGGTCACCCGCCGGCTGGACTGGCCGATCCTGTTCGCGGCCACCGCGCTGTCCCTGCTGGGCTCGCTGCTGGTGTACTCGGCGACCCGCAACCGCACCGAGCTGAACCAGGGCGACCCGTACTTCTTCCTGCTGCGGCACCTGATGAACCTCGGCATCGGGATCGCCCTGATGACCGCCACGATCTGGCTCGGCCACCGCGCCCTGCGCAACGCCGTGCCGATCCTCTACGGCCTGTCGGTGCTGCTCGCCCTGGTCGTCCTCACCCCGCTCGGGGCGACGATCAACGGCCAGCGCAACTGGCTGGTCATCGGCGGTTTCTCGCTCCAGCCGGCCGAGTTCCTCAAGATCTCGATCATCCTGGGCATGGCCATGCTGCTGGCGGCGCGGGTCGACGCGGGCGACAAGCCGTACCCCGACCACCGGACGGTGTTCCAGTCGCTGTGCCTGGCCGCCGTCCCCATCATGATCCTGCTGCTCATGCCCGACCTCGGCTCGGTGCTGGCCATGGTGGCGATCGTCCTGGGCGTGCTACTCGCCTCAGGCTCCTCCAACCGCTGGGTGTTCGGCCTGCTCGCCGCCGGGGTGATCGGCTGCGTGGCGATCTGGCAGCTGCACATCCTGGACGAGTACCAGATCAACCGGTTCGCGGCCTTCGCCAACCCGGACCTGGACCCCTCGGGCGTCGGCTACAACACCAACCAGGCCCGCATCGCCATCGGTTCCGGCGGTCTGACGGGCGCCGGGCTCTTCCACGGCTCGCAGACCACCGGCCAGTTCGTGCCCGAGCAGCAGACGGACTTCGTGTTCACGGTCGCGGGGGAGGAGCTGGGCTTCGTCGGCGCCGGTTTCATCATCTTCCTGCTCGGGCTGCTGCTGTGGCGCGCCTGCCGGATAGCGCGCGACTCGACCGAGCTGTACGGGACGATCGTGGCCGCCGGGATCGTCGCCTGGTTCGCCTTCCAGTCCTTCGAGAACATCGGCATGACCCTCGGCATCATGCCGGTCACGGGTCTGCCCCTGCCGTTCGTGTCGTACGGCGGCTCGTCGATGTTCGCCGTGTGGGTGGCCGTGGGCCTGCTCCAGTCGATCAAGGTACAGCGGCCGATGTCGGCGTAG